In the Devosia sp. SL43 genome, one interval contains:
- a CDS encoding host attachment family protein, translating to MMLAKGTTVAVADGEKLNLFRNAGDEAGMQLEVLPRRTIENSAGTSGGHQSSSGNPDHGQADEDGFSAGIVDYLNQQALSGAIDGLVIIAAPRALGEMRKHYHKALTAQLKGEIAKDLTGHSMTEVESAIASA from the coding sequence ATGATGCTTGCAAAGGGCACGACAGTTGCCGTTGCCGACGGCGAAAAGCTCAACCTGTTCCGCAACGCAGGCGACGAGGCTGGCATGCAGCTCGAGGTTCTGCCGCGCCGGACCATCGAAAACAGCGCCGGCACCAGTGGCGGGCACCAGAGCAGTTCGGGCAATCCCGATCATGGCCAGGCCGATGAGGACGGATTTTCGGCGGGGATCGTCGATTATCTGAACCAGCAGGCGCTCAGCGGCGCCATCGATGGGCTGGTCATCATTGCTGCGCCGCGCGCGCTCGGCGAGATGCGCAAACATTACCACAAGGCACTGACGGCCCAGCTCAAGGGCGAGATCGCCAAGGACCTGACAGGACACTCCATGACCGAGGTCGAGAGCGCGATCGCATCAGCATGA
- a CDS encoding c-type cytochrome, with amino-acid sequence MNRLSIPSWAFLLVTVSAVPTLADDPVVAGRALVQMYCTDCHATEMTGDSPLPIAPRFRELYLRYDVEDLAEALVEGIVTAHPEMPQFEFDPEQATAIIAYLKTLEPHSVEADQQQGPSQ; translated from the coding sequence ATGAACCGGCTCAGCATACCGTCCTGGGCATTCTTGCTGGTAACTGTCTCGGCTGTCCCAACTCTTGCCGATGATCCGGTCGTCGCGGGGCGAGCCCTCGTGCAGATGTACTGCACCGACTGCCACGCCACGGAAATGACCGGCGACAGCCCGCTGCCCATCGCACCCAGATTTCGGGAACTCTACCTGCGGTACGATGTCGAGGACCTCGCCGAGGCGCTCGTCGAAGGCATTGTGACGGCGCATCCCGAAATGCCGCAGTTTGAATTCGACCCCGAACAGGCAACGGCGATCATCGCCTATCTGAAGACGCTCGAGCCCCACTCGGTCGAAGCCGATCAACAGCAAGGACCAAGCCAATGA
- a CDS encoding SDR family NAD(P)-dependent oxidoreductase — translation MSSRFEDKVALVTGGASGIGEAVALQLAREGAKVVVADMDLSGAERVVHAIEQARGTAAAFELNVADPIEVDALVSFAVRTYGALHLAVNNAGIGGPSAQTADYPLDGWQKVIDVNLNSVFFCTKYEIAAMLQAGGGAIVNMASILGSVGFANASAYVAAKHGVLGLTKVAAIEYAAKGIRINAVGPGFIDTPLLSKNLDAATLGAIAAMHPIGRLGRSEEVAALTCFLLSDEASFITGSYHLVDGGYVAP, via the coding sequence ATGAGCAGCAGATTTGAGGATAAGGTCGCCCTGGTTACCGGGGGTGCTTCCGGCATAGGCGAGGCGGTGGCGCTGCAACTGGCGAGAGAGGGAGCCAAGGTCGTGGTGGCCGACATGGACCTGTCCGGTGCGGAGCGGGTCGTGCACGCCATCGAACAGGCGCGAGGAACGGCGGCCGCCTTTGAGCTCAATGTCGCCGATCCAATAGAAGTGGACGCGTTGGTATCGTTTGCGGTGCGTACCTATGGTGCGCTGCACCTGGCGGTCAACAATGCCGGCATTGGCGGCCCCAGCGCGCAGACTGCCGACTATCCGCTCGATGGCTGGCAGAAGGTAATCGACGTCAATCTCAACTCGGTCTTCTTCTGCACGAAATACGAGATTGCGGCCATGCTGCAGGCCGGAGGTGGCGCCATCGTCAACATGGCGTCGATCCTTGGTTCGGTCGGCTTCGCCAATGCCTCGGCCTATGTCGCGGCAAAGCACGGCGTGCTGGGCCTCACCAAGGTCGCGGCCATCGAATATGCGGCAAAGGGCATTCGCATCAATGCGGTTGGACCCGGCTTCATCGATACCCCGCTGCTTTCAAAAAACCTCGACGCCGCGACGCTCGGCGCTATCGCCGCAATGCACCCGATCGGTCGGCTCGGCCGTTCGGAGGAAGTTGCAGCGCTCACCTGCTTCCTGCTCTCGGACGAAGCCTCCTTCATCACCGGCAGCTACCATCTCGTCGATGGAGGCTATGTGGCGCCATAA